From Anas platyrhynchos isolate ZD024472 breed Pekin duck chromosome 16, IASCAAS_PekinDuck_T2T, whole genome shotgun sequence, a single genomic window includes:
- the ACAD10 gene encoding acyl-CoA dehydrogenase family member 10 isoform X2 — translation MFLRRAARSPCPRWAVAPPPTASARWMRCGRSPYRAVVWDASGVLLPAPHRTAADWEAQNCIPAGTIQQAVTSGGENSPSLKYSRGELTTVEFLQELGQQCFEIANVCVPVDSFLSNLIRHEMIKQLPTMAEAVQCIRAEGLKTALLSNSFRLSNGESFLPLDQQHFDVVVEAHQEGKCKPDPRVYKLCLERLDVQPQESIFLDSSSQSLQTAAQLGIKTVKVDDLEVALKELETHLGFPLQGFVPYTCSVRPSMEIPKDRLQKYLENVFSDQATGPLVLRQFGRGRAAQTFYVRFGGHSLVLKKALPDGQLPPGPAVSREYRVLKALSEAGVPVPTVLALCEDSSTLGAPFYLMEHRAGHIYSDASLPALLPSQRGAAYAAMSRVLAKIHSVDLRAARLQDYGERGNYIQQQVDSWTKQYRAVETHVIPAMERLIKWLPLHFPDSQEVTVVHGDFRVDNLVFHPDRPEILAVLGWKLSTLGDPISDLANNCMAFFLPPHFNTPRGSARWDRGHLGVPTAEEYCQMYCGHRGVELPVNFHFYMAFAFFRLAAVLQGRYKSSLAGRPAPGESRPEHAEFVADLAWDFAIKEGFRVFESLPAAKPSARRYSTWARQGPFLSRSCGTWPCPGAASVLQVPPITSLSGLLGMAQGLYYKLERILEVQWSLLISQLRWTLRPLLDLKVSGAEHRSCADPSPGPSPTSS, via the exons ATGTTCCTGAGGCGCGCTGCCCGCTCCCCCTGCCCACGTTGGGCCGTGGCCCCGCCGCCCACTGCCTCAGCCCGGTGGATGCGATGTGGCCGGAGCCCTTACAGAGCCGTGGTCTGGGACGCGAGCGGGGTGCTCCTCCCGGCCCCACACAGGACGGCCGCGG ACTGGGAGGCCCAGAATTGTATTCCAGCTGGCACCATCCAACAAGCTGTAACCTCTGGAGGGGAAAACAGTCCCTCTCTCAAGTACTCAAGAGGAGAGCTGACGACTGTGGAGttcttgcaggagctgggacagcAGTGCTTTGAGATT GCAAACGTCTGTGTTCCAGTGGACTCTTTTCTCTCCAACTTAATCAGACATGAGATGATAAAACAGCTCCCCACAATGGCAGAAGCCGTGCAGTGTATCCGTGCGGAAGGCCTTAAGACAGCTCTTCTGAGCAACAGCTTCCGTCTGTCAAATGGGGAGAGCTTTCTGCCCCTAGACCAGCAGCACTTCGATGTG GTAGTCGAAGCTCATCAGGAAGGAAAGTGCAAGCCAGATCCTCGTGTCTACAAGCTGTGCTTGGAGCGCTTGGACGTTCAGCCTCAGGAATCCATCTTCCTcgacagcagcagccagagcctcCAAACAGCAGCCCAGCTCGGCATCAAAACAGTGAAG GTCGATGATCTAGAAGTAGCACTCAAAGAGCTGGAAACCCATCTGGGCTTTCCTTTACAAGGCTTTGTGCCATATACTTGTTCAGTGAGACCAAGCATGGAGATTCCAAAAGATCGTCTGCAAAAGTACCTTGAAAATGTCTTCAGCGACCAGGCAACAG GTCCTCTGGTGTTACGGCAGTTTGGCCGTGGCCGGGCTGCCCAGACCTTTTACGTCAGGTTTGGAGGTCACTCACTGGTGCTGAAGAAGGCGCTCCCCGACGGCCAGCTTCCCCCAGGCCCTGCTGTCAGCAGAGAATACAG GGTTCTGAAGGCACTCTCTGAGGCTGGTGTTCCTGTTCCCACTGTACTTGCTCTCTGTGAGGACAGCAG CACCCTTGGGGCACCTTTCTACCTGATGGAGCACCGCGCCGGCCACATCTACAGCGACGCCTCCCTGCCAGCGCTGCTGCCCAGCCAGCGGGGGGCTGCCTACGCTGCCATGAGCCGAGTCCTCGCCAAAATCCACAGCGTAGACCTTAGAGCAGCCCGGCTGCAGGACTACGGGGAGCGTG GTAATTACATTCAGCAGCAAGTTGATTCCTGGACAAAGCAGTATCGAGCTGTGGAAACTCATGTCATTCCAGCCATGGAGAGGCTCATCAAGTGGCTGCCTCTGCATTTTCCTGACTCTCAGGAGGTGACAGTTGTGCACGGTGACTTCAG GGTGGACAACCTGGTCTTTCACCCAGACAGGCCAGAAATCCTTGCTGTCCTTGGCTGGAAGCTTTCAACTCTAGGAGATCCCATCTCCGATTTGGCGAATAACTGTATGGCCTTCTTCCTGCCACCTCACTTTAACACACCGAGAG GCTCAGCGAGGTGGGATCGGGGGCACCTGGGGGTCCCCACTGCAGAGGAGTACTGCCAGATGTACTGCGGCCACAGGGGAGTGGAGCTGCCCGTGAACTTTCATTTCTACATGGCCTTTGCCTTCTTCCGACTGGCCGCAGTGCTGCAGGGACGCTACAAAAGCTCGCTGGCAG ggaggCCAGCCCCAGGTGAAAGCCGCCCAGAGCACGCAGAGTTCGTGGCAGACCTGGCCTGGGACTTTGCCATCAAAGAAGGATTCCGTGTGTTCGAGAGCCTCCCTGCTGCAAAGCCTTCTGCACGGCGTTACAGCACCTGGGCCAGGCAGGGGCCGTTcctcagcaggagctgtggcaCCTGGCCGTGTCCTGGGGCTGCCTCCGTGCTCCAGGTCCCCCCCATCACTTCCCTCAGTGGCCTCTTGGGGATGGCCCAGGGTCTTTACTACAAGCTGGAAAGGATCTTGGAAGTCCAGTGGAGTTTGCTGATTTCCCAGCTCAGGTGGACTCTGCGACCTCTTCTAGACCTAAAG
- the ACAD10 gene encoding acyl-CoA dehydrogenase family member 10 isoform X4 translates to MFLRRAARSPCPRWAVAPPPTASARWMRCGRSPYRAVVWDASGVLLPAPHRTAADWEAQNCIPAGTIQQAVTSGGENSPSLKYSRGELTTVEFLQELGQQCFEIANVCVPVDSFLSNLIRHEMIKQLPTMAEAVQCIRAEGLKTALLSNSFRLSNGESFLPLDQQHFDVVVEAHQEGKCKPDPRVYKLCLERLDVQPQESIFLDSSSQSLQTAAQLGIKTVKVDDLEVALKELETHLGFPLQGFVPYTCSVRPSMEIPKDRLQKYLENVFSDQATGPLVLRQFGRGRAAQTFYVRFGGHSLVLKKALPDGQLPPGPAVSREYSTLGAPFYLMEHRAGHIYSDASLPALLPSQRGAAYAAMSRVLAKIHSVDLRAARLQDYGERGNYIQQQVDSWTKQYRAVETHVIPAMERLIKWLPLHFPDSQEVTVVHGDFRVDNLVFHPDRPEILAVLGWKLSTLGDPISDLANNCMAFFLPPHFNTPRGSARWDRGHLGVPTAEEYCQMYCGHRGVELPVNFHFYMAFAFFRLAAVLQGRYKSSLAGRPAPGESRPEHAEFVADLAWDFAIKEGFRVFESLPAAKPSARRYSTWARQGPFLSRSCGTWPCPGAASVLQVPPITSLSGLLGMAQGLYYKLERILEVQWSLLISQLRWTLRPLLDLKQAECQSQSRVSDADWAGRGSG, encoded by the exons ATGTTCCTGAGGCGCGCTGCCCGCTCCCCCTGCCCACGTTGGGCCGTGGCCCCGCCGCCCACTGCCTCAGCCCGGTGGATGCGATGTGGCCGGAGCCCTTACAGAGCCGTGGTCTGGGACGCGAGCGGGGTGCTCCTCCCGGCCCCACACAGGACGGCCGCGG ACTGGGAGGCCCAGAATTGTATTCCAGCTGGCACCATCCAACAAGCTGTAACCTCTGGAGGGGAAAACAGTCCCTCTCTCAAGTACTCAAGAGGAGAGCTGACGACTGTGGAGttcttgcaggagctgggacagcAGTGCTTTGAGATT GCAAACGTCTGTGTTCCAGTGGACTCTTTTCTCTCCAACTTAATCAGACATGAGATGATAAAACAGCTCCCCACAATGGCAGAAGCCGTGCAGTGTATCCGTGCGGAAGGCCTTAAGACAGCTCTTCTGAGCAACAGCTTCCGTCTGTCAAATGGGGAGAGCTTTCTGCCCCTAGACCAGCAGCACTTCGATGTG GTAGTCGAAGCTCATCAGGAAGGAAAGTGCAAGCCAGATCCTCGTGTCTACAAGCTGTGCTTGGAGCGCTTGGACGTTCAGCCTCAGGAATCCATCTTCCTcgacagcagcagccagagcctcCAAACAGCAGCCCAGCTCGGCATCAAAACAGTGAAG GTCGATGATCTAGAAGTAGCACTCAAAGAGCTGGAAACCCATCTGGGCTTTCCTTTACAAGGCTTTGTGCCATATACTTGTTCAGTGAGACCAAGCATGGAGATTCCAAAAGATCGTCTGCAAAAGTACCTTGAAAATGTCTTCAGCGACCAGGCAACAG GTCCTCTGGTGTTACGGCAGTTTGGCCGTGGCCGGGCTGCCCAGACCTTTTACGTCAGGTTTGGAGGTCACTCACTGGTGCTGAAGAAGGCGCTCCCCGACGGCCAGCTTCCCCCAGGCCCTGCTGTCAGCAGAGAATACAG CACCCTTGGGGCACCTTTCTACCTGATGGAGCACCGCGCCGGCCACATCTACAGCGACGCCTCCCTGCCAGCGCTGCTGCCCAGCCAGCGGGGGGCTGCCTACGCTGCCATGAGCCGAGTCCTCGCCAAAATCCACAGCGTAGACCTTAGAGCAGCCCGGCTGCAGGACTACGGGGAGCGTG GTAATTACATTCAGCAGCAAGTTGATTCCTGGACAAAGCAGTATCGAGCTGTGGAAACTCATGTCATTCCAGCCATGGAGAGGCTCATCAAGTGGCTGCCTCTGCATTTTCCTGACTCTCAGGAGGTGACAGTTGTGCACGGTGACTTCAG GGTGGACAACCTGGTCTTTCACCCAGACAGGCCAGAAATCCTTGCTGTCCTTGGCTGGAAGCTTTCAACTCTAGGAGATCCCATCTCCGATTTGGCGAATAACTGTATGGCCTTCTTCCTGCCACCTCACTTTAACACACCGAGAG GCTCAGCGAGGTGGGATCGGGGGCACCTGGGGGTCCCCACTGCAGAGGAGTACTGCCAGATGTACTGCGGCCACAGGGGAGTGGAGCTGCCCGTGAACTTTCATTTCTACATGGCCTTTGCCTTCTTCCGACTGGCCGCAGTGCTGCAGGGACGCTACAAAAGCTCGCTGGCAG ggaggCCAGCCCCAGGTGAAAGCCGCCCAGAGCACGCAGAGTTCGTGGCAGACCTGGCCTGGGACTTTGCCATCAAAGAAGGATTCCGTGTGTTCGAGAGCCTCCCTGCTGCAAAGCCTTCTGCACGGCGTTACAGCACCTGGGCCAGGCAGGGGCCGTTcctcagcaggagctgtggcaCCTGGCCGTGTCCTGGGGCTGCCTCCGTGCTCCAGGTCCCCCCCATCACTTCCCTCAGTGGCCTCTTGGGGATGGCCCAGGGTCTTTACTACAAGCTGGAAAGGATCTTGGAAGTCCAGTGGAGTTTGCTGATTTCCCAGCTCAGGTGGACTCTGCGACCTCTTCTAGACCTAAAG
- the ACAD10 gene encoding acyl-CoA dehydrogenase family member 10 isoform X3, translating into MFLRRAARSPCPRWAVAPPPTASARWMRCGRSPYRAVVWDASGVLLPAPHRTAADWEAQNCIPAGTIQQAVTSGGENSPSLKYSRGELTTVEFLQELGQQCFEIANVCVPVDSFLSNLIRHEMIKQLPTMAEAVQCIRAEGLKTALLSNSFRLSNGESFLPLDQQHFDVVVEAHQEGKCKPDPRVYKLCLERLDVQPQESIFLDSSSQSLQTAAQLGIKTVKVDDLEVALKELETHLGFPLQGFVPYTCSVRPSMEIPKDRLQKYLENVFSDQATGPLVLRQFGRGRAAQTFYVRFGGHSLVLKKALPDGQLPPGPAVSREYRVLKALSEAGVPVPTVLALCEDSSTLGAPFYLMEHRAGHIYSDASLPALLPSQRGAAYAAMSRVLAKIHSVDLRAARLQDYGERGNYIQQQVDSWTKQYRAVETHVIPAMERLIKWLPLHFPDSQEVTVVHGDFRVDNLVFHPDRPEILAVLGWKLSTLGDPISDLANNCMAFFLPPHFNTPRGSARWDRGHLGVPTAEEYCQMYCGHRGVELPVNFHFYMAFAFFRLAAVLQGRYKSSLAGRPAPGESRPEHAEFVADLAWDFAIKEGFRVFESLPAAKPSARRYSTWARQGPFLSRSCGTWPCPGAASVLQVPPITSLSGLLGMAQGLYYKLERILEVQWSLLISQLRWTLRPLLDLKAECQSQSRVSDADWAGRGSG; encoded by the exons ATGTTCCTGAGGCGCGCTGCCCGCTCCCCCTGCCCACGTTGGGCCGTGGCCCCGCCGCCCACTGCCTCAGCCCGGTGGATGCGATGTGGCCGGAGCCCTTACAGAGCCGTGGTCTGGGACGCGAGCGGGGTGCTCCTCCCGGCCCCACACAGGACGGCCGCGG ACTGGGAGGCCCAGAATTGTATTCCAGCTGGCACCATCCAACAAGCTGTAACCTCTGGAGGGGAAAACAGTCCCTCTCTCAAGTACTCAAGAGGAGAGCTGACGACTGTGGAGttcttgcaggagctgggacagcAGTGCTTTGAGATT GCAAACGTCTGTGTTCCAGTGGACTCTTTTCTCTCCAACTTAATCAGACATGAGATGATAAAACAGCTCCCCACAATGGCAGAAGCCGTGCAGTGTATCCGTGCGGAAGGCCTTAAGACAGCTCTTCTGAGCAACAGCTTCCGTCTGTCAAATGGGGAGAGCTTTCTGCCCCTAGACCAGCAGCACTTCGATGTG GTAGTCGAAGCTCATCAGGAAGGAAAGTGCAAGCCAGATCCTCGTGTCTACAAGCTGTGCTTGGAGCGCTTGGACGTTCAGCCTCAGGAATCCATCTTCCTcgacagcagcagccagagcctcCAAACAGCAGCCCAGCTCGGCATCAAAACAGTGAAG GTCGATGATCTAGAAGTAGCACTCAAAGAGCTGGAAACCCATCTGGGCTTTCCTTTACAAGGCTTTGTGCCATATACTTGTTCAGTGAGACCAAGCATGGAGATTCCAAAAGATCGTCTGCAAAAGTACCTTGAAAATGTCTTCAGCGACCAGGCAACAG GTCCTCTGGTGTTACGGCAGTTTGGCCGTGGCCGGGCTGCCCAGACCTTTTACGTCAGGTTTGGAGGTCACTCACTGGTGCTGAAGAAGGCGCTCCCCGACGGCCAGCTTCCCCCAGGCCCTGCTGTCAGCAGAGAATACAG GGTTCTGAAGGCACTCTCTGAGGCTGGTGTTCCTGTTCCCACTGTACTTGCTCTCTGTGAGGACAGCAG CACCCTTGGGGCACCTTTCTACCTGATGGAGCACCGCGCCGGCCACATCTACAGCGACGCCTCCCTGCCAGCGCTGCTGCCCAGCCAGCGGGGGGCTGCCTACGCTGCCATGAGCCGAGTCCTCGCCAAAATCCACAGCGTAGACCTTAGAGCAGCCCGGCTGCAGGACTACGGGGAGCGTG GTAATTACATTCAGCAGCAAGTTGATTCCTGGACAAAGCAGTATCGAGCTGTGGAAACTCATGTCATTCCAGCCATGGAGAGGCTCATCAAGTGGCTGCCTCTGCATTTTCCTGACTCTCAGGAGGTGACAGTTGTGCACGGTGACTTCAG GGTGGACAACCTGGTCTTTCACCCAGACAGGCCAGAAATCCTTGCTGTCCTTGGCTGGAAGCTTTCAACTCTAGGAGATCCCATCTCCGATTTGGCGAATAACTGTATGGCCTTCTTCCTGCCACCTCACTTTAACACACCGAGAG GCTCAGCGAGGTGGGATCGGGGGCACCTGGGGGTCCCCACTGCAGAGGAGTACTGCCAGATGTACTGCGGCCACAGGGGAGTGGAGCTGCCCGTGAACTTTCATTTCTACATGGCCTTTGCCTTCTTCCGACTGGCCGCAGTGCTGCAGGGACGCTACAAAAGCTCGCTGGCAG ggaggCCAGCCCCAGGTGAAAGCCGCCCAGAGCACGCAGAGTTCGTGGCAGACCTGGCCTGGGACTTTGCCATCAAAGAAGGATTCCGTGTGTTCGAGAGCCTCCCTGCTGCAAAGCCTTCTGCACGGCGTTACAGCACCTGGGCCAGGCAGGGGCCGTTcctcagcaggagctgtggcaCCTGGCCGTGTCCTGGGGCTGCCTCCGTGCTCCAGGTCCCCCCCATCACTTCCCTCAGTGGCCTCTTGGGGATGGCCCAGGGTCTTTACTACAAGCTGGAAAGGATCTTGGAAGTCCAGTGGAGTTTGCTGATTTCCCAGCTCAGGTGGACTCTGCGACCTCTTCTAGACCTAAAG
- the ACAD10 gene encoding acyl-CoA dehydrogenase family member 10 isoform X1: protein MFLRRAARSPCPRWAVAPPPTASARWMRCGRSPYRAVVWDASGVLLPAPHRTAADWEAQNCIPAGTIQQAVTSGGENSPSLKYSRGELTTVEFLQELGQQCFEIANVCVPVDSFLSNLIRHEMIKQLPTMAEAVQCIRAEGLKTALLSNSFRLSNGESFLPLDQQHFDVVVEAHQEGKCKPDPRVYKLCLERLDVQPQESIFLDSSSQSLQTAAQLGIKTVKVDDLEVALKELETHLGFPLQGFVPYTCSVRPSMEIPKDRLQKYLENVFSDQATGPLVLRQFGRGRAAQTFYVRFGGHSLVLKKALPDGQLPPGPAVSREYRVLKALSEAGVPVPTVLALCEDSSTLGAPFYLMEHRAGHIYSDASLPALLPSQRGAAYAAMSRVLAKIHSVDLRAARLQDYGERGNYIQQQVDSWTKQYRAVETHVIPAMERLIKWLPLHFPDSQEVTVVHGDFRVDNLVFHPDRPEILAVLGWKLSTLGDPISDLANNCMAFFLPPHFNTPRGSARWDRGHLGVPTAEEYCQMYCGHRGVELPVNFHFYMAFAFFRLAAVLQGRYKSSLAGRPAPGESRPEHAEFVADLAWDFAIKEGFRVFESLPAAKPSARRYSTWARQGPFLSRSCGTWPCPGAASVLQVPPITSLSGLLGMAQGLYYKLERILEVQWSLLISQLRWTLRPLLDLKQAECQSQSRVSDADWAGRGSG, encoded by the exons ATGTTCCTGAGGCGCGCTGCCCGCTCCCCCTGCCCACGTTGGGCCGTGGCCCCGCCGCCCACTGCCTCAGCCCGGTGGATGCGATGTGGCCGGAGCCCTTACAGAGCCGTGGTCTGGGACGCGAGCGGGGTGCTCCTCCCGGCCCCACACAGGACGGCCGCGG ACTGGGAGGCCCAGAATTGTATTCCAGCTGGCACCATCCAACAAGCTGTAACCTCTGGAGGGGAAAACAGTCCCTCTCTCAAGTACTCAAGAGGAGAGCTGACGACTGTGGAGttcttgcaggagctgggacagcAGTGCTTTGAGATT GCAAACGTCTGTGTTCCAGTGGACTCTTTTCTCTCCAACTTAATCAGACATGAGATGATAAAACAGCTCCCCACAATGGCAGAAGCCGTGCAGTGTATCCGTGCGGAAGGCCTTAAGACAGCTCTTCTGAGCAACAGCTTCCGTCTGTCAAATGGGGAGAGCTTTCTGCCCCTAGACCAGCAGCACTTCGATGTG GTAGTCGAAGCTCATCAGGAAGGAAAGTGCAAGCCAGATCCTCGTGTCTACAAGCTGTGCTTGGAGCGCTTGGACGTTCAGCCTCAGGAATCCATCTTCCTcgacagcagcagccagagcctcCAAACAGCAGCCCAGCTCGGCATCAAAACAGTGAAG GTCGATGATCTAGAAGTAGCACTCAAAGAGCTGGAAACCCATCTGGGCTTTCCTTTACAAGGCTTTGTGCCATATACTTGTTCAGTGAGACCAAGCATGGAGATTCCAAAAGATCGTCTGCAAAAGTACCTTGAAAATGTCTTCAGCGACCAGGCAACAG GTCCTCTGGTGTTACGGCAGTTTGGCCGTGGCCGGGCTGCCCAGACCTTTTACGTCAGGTTTGGAGGTCACTCACTGGTGCTGAAGAAGGCGCTCCCCGACGGCCAGCTTCCCCCAGGCCCTGCTGTCAGCAGAGAATACAG GGTTCTGAAGGCACTCTCTGAGGCTGGTGTTCCTGTTCCCACTGTACTTGCTCTCTGTGAGGACAGCAG CACCCTTGGGGCACCTTTCTACCTGATGGAGCACCGCGCCGGCCACATCTACAGCGACGCCTCCCTGCCAGCGCTGCTGCCCAGCCAGCGGGGGGCTGCCTACGCTGCCATGAGCCGAGTCCTCGCCAAAATCCACAGCGTAGACCTTAGAGCAGCCCGGCTGCAGGACTACGGGGAGCGTG GTAATTACATTCAGCAGCAAGTTGATTCCTGGACAAAGCAGTATCGAGCTGTGGAAACTCATGTCATTCCAGCCATGGAGAGGCTCATCAAGTGGCTGCCTCTGCATTTTCCTGACTCTCAGGAGGTGACAGTTGTGCACGGTGACTTCAG GGTGGACAACCTGGTCTTTCACCCAGACAGGCCAGAAATCCTTGCTGTCCTTGGCTGGAAGCTTTCAACTCTAGGAGATCCCATCTCCGATTTGGCGAATAACTGTATGGCCTTCTTCCTGCCACCTCACTTTAACACACCGAGAG GCTCAGCGAGGTGGGATCGGGGGCACCTGGGGGTCCCCACTGCAGAGGAGTACTGCCAGATGTACTGCGGCCACAGGGGAGTGGAGCTGCCCGTGAACTTTCATTTCTACATGGCCTTTGCCTTCTTCCGACTGGCCGCAGTGCTGCAGGGACGCTACAAAAGCTCGCTGGCAG ggaggCCAGCCCCAGGTGAAAGCCGCCCAGAGCACGCAGAGTTCGTGGCAGACCTGGCCTGGGACTTTGCCATCAAAGAAGGATTCCGTGTGTTCGAGAGCCTCCCTGCTGCAAAGCCTTCTGCACGGCGTTACAGCACCTGGGCCAGGCAGGGGCCGTTcctcagcaggagctgtggcaCCTGGCCGTGTCCTGGGGCTGCCTCCGTGCTCCAGGTCCCCCCCATCACTTCCCTCAGTGGCCTCTTGGGGATGGCCCAGGGTCTTTACTACAAGCTGGAAAGGATCTTGGAAGTCCAGTGGAGTTTGCTGATTTCCCAGCTCAGGTGGACTCTGCGACCTCTTCTAGACCTAAAG
- the ACAD10 gene encoding acyl-CoA dehydrogenase family member 10 isoform X5, with the protein MLNLLSLCLDWEAQNCIPAGTIQQAVTSGGENSPSLKYSRGELTTVEFLQELGQQCFEIANVCVPVDSFLSNLIRHEMIKQLPTMAEAVQCIRAEGLKTALLSNSFRLSNGESFLPLDQQHFDVVVEAHQEGKCKPDPRVYKLCLERLDVQPQESIFLDSSSQSLQTAAQLGIKTVKVDDLEVALKELETHLGFPLQGFVPYTCSVRPSMEIPKDRLQKYLENVFSDQATGPLVLRQFGRGRAAQTFYVRFGGHSLVLKKALPDGQLPPGPAVSREYRVLKALSEAGVPVPTVLALCEDSSTLGAPFYLMEHRAGHIYSDASLPALLPSQRGAAYAAMSRVLAKIHSVDLRAARLQDYGERGNYIQQQVDSWTKQYRAVETHVIPAMERLIKWLPLHFPDSQEVTVVHGDFRVDNLVFHPDRPEILAVLGWKLSTLGDPISDLANNCMAFFLPPHFNTPRGSARWDRGHLGVPTAEEYCQMYCGHRGVELPVNFHFYMAFAFFRLAAVLQGRYKSSLAGRPAPGESRPEHAEFVADLAWDFAIKEGFRVFESLPAAKPSARRYSTWARQGPFLSRSCGTWPCPGAASVLQVPPITSLSGLLGMAQGLYYKLERILEVQWSLLISQLRWTLRPLLDLKQAECQSQSRVSDADWAGRGSG; encoded by the exons ATGCTAAACCTCTTATCTCTGTGTCTAG ACTGGGAGGCCCAGAATTGTATTCCAGCTGGCACCATCCAACAAGCTGTAACCTCTGGAGGGGAAAACAGTCCCTCTCTCAAGTACTCAAGAGGAGAGCTGACGACTGTGGAGttcttgcaggagctgggacagcAGTGCTTTGAGATT GCAAACGTCTGTGTTCCAGTGGACTCTTTTCTCTCCAACTTAATCAGACATGAGATGATAAAACAGCTCCCCACAATGGCAGAAGCCGTGCAGTGTATCCGTGCGGAAGGCCTTAAGACAGCTCTTCTGAGCAACAGCTTCCGTCTGTCAAATGGGGAGAGCTTTCTGCCCCTAGACCAGCAGCACTTCGATGTG GTAGTCGAAGCTCATCAGGAAGGAAAGTGCAAGCCAGATCCTCGTGTCTACAAGCTGTGCTTGGAGCGCTTGGACGTTCAGCCTCAGGAATCCATCTTCCTcgacagcagcagccagagcctcCAAACAGCAGCCCAGCTCGGCATCAAAACAGTGAAG GTCGATGATCTAGAAGTAGCACTCAAAGAGCTGGAAACCCATCTGGGCTTTCCTTTACAAGGCTTTGTGCCATATACTTGTTCAGTGAGACCAAGCATGGAGATTCCAAAAGATCGTCTGCAAAAGTACCTTGAAAATGTCTTCAGCGACCAGGCAACAG GTCCTCTGGTGTTACGGCAGTTTGGCCGTGGCCGGGCTGCCCAGACCTTTTACGTCAGGTTTGGAGGTCACTCACTGGTGCTGAAGAAGGCGCTCCCCGACGGCCAGCTTCCCCCAGGCCCTGCTGTCAGCAGAGAATACAG GGTTCTGAAGGCACTCTCTGAGGCTGGTGTTCCTGTTCCCACTGTACTTGCTCTCTGTGAGGACAGCAG CACCCTTGGGGCACCTTTCTACCTGATGGAGCACCGCGCCGGCCACATCTACAGCGACGCCTCCCTGCCAGCGCTGCTGCCCAGCCAGCGGGGGGCTGCCTACGCTGCCATGAGCCGAGTCCTCGCCAAAATCCACAGCGTAGACCTTAGAGCAGCCCGGCTGCAGGACTACGGGGAGCGTG GTAATTACATTCAGCAGCAAGTTGATTCCTGGACAAAGCAGTATCGAGCTGTGGAAACTCATGTCATTCCAGCCATGGAGAGGCTCATCAAGTGGCTGCCTCTGCATTTTCCTGACTCTCAGGAGGTGACAGTTGTGCACGGTGACTTCAG GGTGGACAACCTGGTCTTTCACCCAGACAGGCCAGAAATCCTTGCTGTCCTTGGCTGGAAGCTTTCAACTCTAGGAGATCCCATCTCCGATTTGGCGAATAACTGTATGGCCTTCTTCCTGCCACCTCACTTTAACACACCGAGAG GCTCAGCGAGGTGGGATCGGGGGCACCTGGGGGTCCCCACTGCAGAGGAGTACTGCCAGATGTACTGCGGCCACAGGGGAGTGGAGCTGCCCGTGAACTTTCATTTCTACATGGCCTTTGCCTTCTTCCGACTGGCCGCAGTGCTGCAGGGACGCTACAAAAGCTCGCTGGCAG ggaggCCAGCCCCAGGTGAAAGCCGCCCAGAGCACGCAGAGTTCGTGGCAGACCTGGCCTGGGACTTTGCCATCAAAGAAGGATTCCGTGTGTTCGAGAGCCTCCCTGCTGCAAAGCCTTCTGCACGGCGTTACAGCACCTGGGCCAGGCAGGGGCCGTTcctcagcaggagctgtggcaCCTGGCCGTGTCCTGGGGCTGCCTCCGTGCTCCAGGTCCCCCCCATCACTTCCCTCAGTGGCCTCTTGGGGATGGCCCAGGGTCTTTACTACAAGCTGGAAAGGATCTTGGAAGTCCAGTGGAGTTTGCTGATTTCCCAGCTCAGGTGGACTCTGCGACCTCTTCTAGACCTAAAG